A region of Arvicanthis niloticus isolate mArvNil1 chromosome 18, mArvNil1.pat.X, whole genome shotgun sequence DNA encodes the following proteins:
- the Cmtm2 gene encoding CKLF-like MARVEL transmembrane domain-containing protein 2: protein MAVRFPYRPRGAAKEDTTPKKGFRRYLYELRESNKEFWIMGHAPSKLVTLACMILALDYFEQMRSHPILTLVLCMETAIYIFFIFLYTLAINRYIPFIFWPMTDMFNSLFSCVFLGGGIYFALKARRTLPKPYLTAMILMGIAALSCFIDFFLQIRHFAGLKLRRW, encoded by the exons ATGGCAGTAAGGTTTCCTTATCGTCCCAGAGGAGCAGCCAAAGAGGACACAACCCCCAAAAAAGGGTTTCGACGCTATCTGTACGAACTGAGAGAGAGCAATAAAGAATTCTGGATTATGGGACATGCCCCGTCAAAGCTTGTGACTTTG gCCTGCATGATCCTTGCACTAGACTACTTTGAACAAATGCGTTCACATCCCATCCTGACCCTGGTCCTATGTATGGAAACGGCAATCTACATATTCTTCATCTTCCTTTACACCCTCGCCATCAACCGATACATTCCCTTCATCTTCTGGCCTATGACG GATATGTTCAACAGCCTGTTCTCCTGTGTGTTCCTTGGAGGCGGCATATACTTTGCTCTTAAGGCTAGAAGAACATTGCCGAAGCCCTACTTAACTGCTATG atCCTCATGGGAATTGCTGCACTCTCTTGTTTTATCgacttttttcttcaaattagACACTTTGCAGGCCTTAAGCTGAGGAG gtGGTAA
- the Cmtm1 gene encoding CKLF-like MARVEL transmembrane domain-containing protein 1, with amino-acid sequence MNPASTRRGSSHSTSRPGVLGAPFPLESQGYVASAAPRQRPSVPGIPISQRPSVPGTPISQRPSVPGTPISRRPSVPGTPISRRPSVPGTPSRLGPSVPGTPTSPGPSVPGTPISQGPSVPGTPSRQRSFVRATPSIQRLSVPPSSQRPLVRGTSSTRSLQSVHRDPIADKLPKKYTQHEKVPSTRPLQGTKKPETPQTQAEGLDRDVKRFRESFWHFCFSPNGMLKVLRMCLTATSVFCFIIGGAQDMFVAIVIQETCIVLFFIIIYLVILQNTMTCIHWPLLDLINTLISMVFLGIVGMLVIGEKNTEDLGYIGGVLCLSAAVLCVIDALLVTEKMRRRAKTALAKETKPSATGARQKQR; translated from the exons ATGAATCCTGCATCCACCAGGCGTGGGTCCAGCCACTCAACTTCACGACCTGGAGTCTTGGGTGCTCCCTTTCCTTTGGAGTCACAGGGATATGTTGCCTCTGCTGCACCTCGCCAGAGACCTTCAGTACCCGGAATACCAATCAGCCAGAGACCTTCAGTACCGGGAACACCAATCAGCCAGAGACCTTCAGTACCCGGAACACCAATCAGCCGGAGACCTTCAGTACCCGGAACACCAATCAGCCGGAGACCTTCAGTACCTGGAACACCATCCCGCCTGGGACCGTCAGTACCCGGAACACCAACCAGCCCAGGACCTTCAGTACCCGGAACACCAATCAGCCAGGGACCTTCAGTACCCGGAACACCATCCCGCCAGCGATCTTTTGTACGCGCCACACCATCAATCCAGCGACTTTCAGTACCACCATCCAGCCAGAGACCTTTAGTACGCGGCACATCATCCACTAGGTCCTTGCAGTCAGTGCACAGAGATCCCATTGCAGacaaattaccaaagaaataCACCCAGCATGAGAAAGTGCCGTCAACTCGACCGCTCCAAGGGACTAAGAAACCTGAAACCCCCCAAACACAGGCGGAGGGCCTGGACAGGGACGTAAAAAGATTCAGAGAGAGCTTctggcatttttgtttctcacCCAATGGGATGTTGAAGGTCTTGAGGATG TGTCTTACTGCAACATCGGTGTTTTGTTTCATCATTGGCGGTGCCCAGGACATGTTTGTAGCCATCGTGATTCAGGAAACCTGCATTGTTTTATTCTTCATCATAATCTATCTGGTAATCCTTCAAAACACGATGACCTGTATCCACTGGCCTCTGCTT GATCTGATCAACACTCTCATTTCAATGGTATTTCTTGGAATAGTGGGCATGCTAGTCATTGGAGAAAAAAACACAGAGGATCTGGGCTATATTGGCGGG GTCCTGTGCCTCTCGGCAGCAGTCCTGTGTGTCATCGATGCCTTGTTGGTTACCGAAAAGATGAGGCGCAGAGCGAAAACTGCTCTGGCAAAGGAAACTAAGCCCTCTGCCACGGGAGCGAGGCAGAAGCAGCGCTGA
- the LOC117723498 gene encoding CKLF-like MARVEL transmembrane domain-containing protein 2B isoform X1 codes for MADQKGRPAGKKGKEDKRGFNRYKWEFKDSNKDLWMQGHGETKFLSMICITVALICLERVATHPMLILLLTMELSILSFFFFLYSFAINRYIPFVFWPMMDFMNDLFCTIFLIYGIVFAFGARRAFPEPYLTAMIFMGIGAFITLVDLCLQRKHFKSRRLRRYALLAPDKDGKMPDKGLLAQLAAKEDEEEEKRRQAEKEKKEKEAAGW; via the exons ATGGCAGATCAAAAAGGCCGGCCAGCGGGCAAGAAGGGCAAAGAAGATAAAAGAGGGTTTAATCGATACAAGTGGGAATTCAAAGACAGCAATAAAGACTTGTGGATGCAGGGACATGGAGAGACCAAGTTTCTGAGTATG ATCTGCATAACGGTTGCCCTGATCTGTTTAGAAAGAGTGGCCACGCACCCCATGCTGATTCTGCTCCTCACAATGGAATtgtcaattctttctttcttctttttcctctactCCTTTGCCATCAACCGATACATTCCCTTCGTCTTCTGGCCTATGATG GATTTCATGAATGATCTATTCTGTACCATCTTCCTCATATATGGCATAGTCTTTGCTTTTGGAGCAAGACGAGCATTCCCAGAGCCCTACTTAACTGCTATG atctTCATGGGAATTGGTGCATTTATAACTCTCGTTGACCTGTGTCTTCAGaggaaacatttcaaaagcagGAGGCTTCGGAGGTATGCTCTACTTGCTCCAGACAAGGATGGCAAGATGCCAGACAAGGGCCTCCTGGCACAGCTGGCAGccaaagaggatgaggaagaagagaaaaggaggcaggctgagaaagagaagaaggagaaggaggctgCTGGGTGGTGA
- the LOC117723498 gene encoding CKLF-like MARVEL transmembrane domain-containing protein 2B isoform X2 has protein sequence MADQKGRPAGKKGKEDKRGFNRYKWEFKDSNKDLWMQGHGETKFLSMICITVALICLERVATHPMLILLLTMELSILSFFFFLYSFAINRYIPFVFWPMMIFMGIGAFITLVDLCLQRKHFKSRRLRRYALLAPDKDGKMPDKGLLAQLAAKEDEEEEKRRQAEKEKKEKEAAGW, from the exons ATGGCAGATCAAAAAGGCCGGCCAGCGGGCAAGAAGGGCAAAGAAGATAAAAGAGGGTTTAATCGATACAAGTGGGAATTCAAAGACAGCAATAAAGACTTGTGGATGCAGGGACATGGAGAGACCAAGTTTCTGAGTATG ATCTGCATAACGGTTGCCCTGATCTGTTTAGAAAGAGTGGCCACGCACCCCATGCTGATTCTGCTCCTCACAATGGAATtgtcaattctttctttcttctttttcctctactCCTTTGCCATCAACCGATACATTCCCTTCGTCTTCTGGCCTATGATG atctTCATGGGAATTGGTGCATTTATAACTCTCGTTGACCTGTGTCTTCAGaggaaacatttcaaaagcagGAGGCTTCGGAGGTATGCTCTACTTGCTCCAGACAAGGATGGCAAGATGCCAGACAAGGGCCTCCTGGCACAGCTGGCAGccaaagaggatgaggaagaagagaaaaggaggcaggctgagaaagagaagaaggagaaggaggctgCTGGGTGGTGA